The following proteins come from a genomic window of Nostoc sp. TCL26-01:
- a CDS encoding response regulator transcription factor, whose protein sequence is MSQSAEIGVLIVDDHSIVRQGLAAMIENEPDMKVVGQAGNGQEAINQYRQLQPDVTLMDLRMPLVSGVDATAAICTEFVCASIIILTTYDGDENIYRGLRAGAKGYLLKDAEPDALLNAIHLVHSGQSCIPSEVAAKLVQRMNNPELSERERQVIALMTRGLNNHDIGMALNITESTVKAHINRILSKLGVSDRTQALIVALKRGIAEL, encoded by the coding sequence ATGAGTCAGTCCGCAGAAATTGGCGTTTTGATTGTTGACGATCACTCAATCGTCCGACAGGGACTCGCCGCAATGATTGAGAATGAGCCTGATATGAAGGTAGTGGGGCAAGCGGGTAATGGGCAGGAAGCGATCAACCAATATCGGCAACTACAGCCTGATGTCACCTTAATGGACTTACGGATGCCCCTCGTGAGCGGAGTCGATGCAACTGCGGCCATCTGCACTGAATTCGTTTGTGCCAGCATTATCATACTAACTACTTATGATGGCGATGAAAATATTTATCGCGGACTACGCGCCGGAGCCAAGGGTTATCTGCTTAAGGATGCCGAACCAGATGCACTGCTTAATGCTATTCATCTGGTTCATAGCGGACAATCATGTATTCCTTCTGAAGTCGCCGCCAAGCTGGTGCAACGGATGAACAATCCAGAGTTGAGCGAGCGCGAGCGCCAGGTAATCGCTCTGATGACACGCGGTTTGAATAATCACGATATTGGTATGGCTTTGAATATTACTGAAAGTACCGTCAAAGCCCACATCAACCGAATTCTCAGCAAATTAGGCGTGAGCGATCGCACTCAAGCGTTGATTGTAGCATTGAAGCGGGGAATTGCCGAGTTGTGA